ACAAAAGATAGGGATATTATTGAAAAAATTGCTCATTTAAGTGGAGGACAAGCACAAATTTCAGATTGTTCAGTTTTTGTATCAATAATTGGTGATTTTTATAGAGATAGAGTTTATCTTGAAAGTGTTGGAGAAAAATTAACCGATGATGTACAAAGATTGAGAGATGTTATAGCTACAGATGCTGGTATAATGGCAATGGTGCTTAATTATGCGGCAATGGAAAAGGGCTATGGTTGTACCATAATAGGAGGAGTTAAACAAGCAACAGAGGAGATTGCAGAAATACTTGGTTTACCAAAAGATACATATATTGCTTTAGGATTAACAATAGGTGTACCTACATCTGAAGCAAAAGCTGGTACAATGAAACCTAGAATAGAAAAAAAAGCTTTTGCAATGCAAGATAGATACAATAAAGAAGTGCAAACTATGGCAGTAAAAGAGTATGAAAAAGAATTAGATAATTGGTTTAAATCAATAAATGTTAACCAACCTTTATATGGTGAGGTTATAAAAAGATTTTATTCTAAGTAGGGGGTTTTCTAATGGAAGAAAGATATGAGTTAAACAAGAATTTAGCTCAAATGTTAAAAGGTGGAGTTATAATGGATGTTTCTACACCAGAACAAGCTAAAATTGCAGAAGAAGCAGGGGCCTGTGCAGTAATGGCCTTAGAAAGAATACCAGCTGATATTAGAGCGGCTGGAGGAGTTTCTCGTATGAGTGATCCAGCAATGATAAAGGGTATACAAAAAGCTGTTTCTATACCAGTTATGGCTAAAGCAAGAATAGGGCATTTTGTAGAAGCACAAATATTAGAAGCAATAGAAATAGATTATATAGATGAAAGTGAAGTGTTATCTCCAGCAGATGACAAGTTGCATATAAATAAAAGAAAATTTAAAGTACCTTTTGTTTGTGGAGCAAGAGATTTATCAGAAGCATTAAGAAGAATAAATGAAGGAGCTTCAATGATAAGAACAAAGGGAGAACCAGGAACTGGAGATATTATTCAAGCAGTAAGACATATGAGAAAAATGACAGAACAAATAAGAACAGTACAAAATATGGATGAAGATGAACTATATTTCTATGCAAAAGAATTACAAGTTCCATATGATTTATTAGTTTATGTACATAAAAATGGTAAGTTACCAGTTGTCAATTTTGCAGCTGGTGGTATAGCAACTCCAGCAGATGCAGCACTTATGATGCAATTAGGAGCAGAAGGAGTATTTGTTGGATCAGGAATATTTAAATCAGGAAATCCAGCTATAAGAGCAAAAGCAATAGTAGAAGCAGTAACAAATTATAACAAACCTGAAATTCTTGCAAAAATATCAGAAAATTTAGGAGAAGCTATGGTAGGTATTAATGAAAATGAAATAAAAATACTTATGGCTGAAAGAGGTATATAAAAATGGTGATTGCAATTTTAAGTTTGCAAGGGGCTTTTTTAGAACATGAAAAAATATTAGATAAATTAGGTGTAAAATATTTTGAAATAAGAAATAAAAAAGATTTGGAAAAACATTTTGATGGTTTGATATTACCTGGTGGCGAAAGTACAACAATGGGTAAATTATTACATGATTTGGATTTATTTACAGAATTAAAGCAAAGAATAGAAAAAGGACTTTGTGTATTTGGAACTTGTGCTGGAATGATACTTTTGGCAAAGAAAATATCTAATGATAAAAGAGTTCATTTTGGATTGATGGATATAGAAGTAAAAAGAAATGCATATGGAAGACAATTAGGAAGTTTTAGAACAGTGGAAGAATTCAAAGGTATAGGTGAAGTTCCAATGGTATTTATAAGAGGACCCTATGTTGAAAAAGTAGCAGATAATGTGCAAATTTTATCAAAGGTTGATGGTAATATAGTTGCAGTTAGACAAAAAAATATGCTTGCAACAGCTTATCATCCAGAATTAACAGAAAATACTAAGGTTCATGAGTATTTTATTTCTATGATAAAATAAATTAAATAAATAATGAATTTATAGGTGGTAAGTTTAAACTTGCTACCTTTATTTTTTTATTAAAATGTGCTATCATGTTAATTAAAAGGAGATGGGAGAGTTGAAAAAAATCCTTATATTATTCTTATTACTCGTATCATTATTGACTTATACAAAAGAATTCAGAGTTATAAGCTATAATCTATATGGAGGAAGACTTACTGATCCGATTGAATTAGCAGATAGTTTAAAAAAATATAGCCCAGATTTTTTGGCATTTCAAGAAGTTGATAAAGAAACTTTTAGAAGTAATTTCTTAGATTTTACCAAAGAAGTTGCAGATAGATTAGGATATAAGTATTACTATTTTAAAAAAGCTTTAGATTTTCAAGCTGGAGAGTTCGGGATATCTTTTATATCAAAATATCCTGTAGACGAAATCTATACTAAAGAATTGATAAATTCAGAAACAGCTAAAGAAAAAAGACAGCTTATAGTAGCTAAATTTAATAAATCTATTTTTTCAAAAAATTTATGCATATTTAATACGCATTTAACCTATGATATAGAAGATAATGCAAAGCAAGTAGATGATTTATTAACTGTAGCTACATATATTAATGGGGATATGAAAATTATATGTGGAGATTTTAATTTATTACCTAGTACAAAAGAATATAAGAAAATAGTAGAAAAATTTAATGATACCTATAATAATAAAGATGAAAAAAGAATAGACTATATTTTTACTAGCAAAGACCCTGATATTAAGGTGTTAGATGCTAGATTTTTAGACTTAAACTTATCTGATCATAAGCCGTACGAAGTCATACTTGATATAAAATAGAGGAGGAAATGTATGAAGAATAAAAGAATATGGACAAAATTAGCAACAGTACTTTTGCTTGGGTCTTTAGTAGCATGTCAACCAGGTAAAAGAAGATCAGAAATGGGAAGTAAAAATTTAAAATTATTATTCCCACAAATTTATGAATCAAAAGAAAAAGAAATTAAGGGTGGAACTTTTAAGGTAGGTGTTACAAGCTCAACATCATTTAGTGGTTTACTTAGTCCTTTAATTCAAACTACTGCATTAGATGGAGAATTTAGCGGACCAATAGACGCTCCACTTTTTGTGCCAGGAAAGGATTTCAAGGTTAGTGATAAAGGACTTGCTAAAATTGATGTAGATGTCGATAATAAAGTAGTTACAGTGACATTAAGACCTAATTTGAAGTGGGATGACGGTCAACCTATGACTATAGATGACTATATCTTCACTTATGAAGTAGTAGCACACCCTGATTATACAGGTGTTAGATATGATGAAAGTGTTCAACAAGTAAATGGTATAAAAGATTATCATGAAGGTAAGGCAAAAACTATTAGTGGTTTAGAAAAAGTAAATGATACAACTGTTAAAATACACTTTAATAAATTAAGTCCTGCTGTATATAATGGTGGTGGAGGTCTATTATCTTTCATAGCACCTAAGCACGATTTAAAAGATGTGCCAGTTAAAGATTTAGAAAAATCTGAAAAGACAAGATTAAAAGTTGTTGGTGCAGGACAATATAAGATAAAACAAATAGTTCCTGGTGAAAGTATAGAATATGTACCAAATGAATATTACTATAAGAAAGATGAAATACCAAAAGTTGATAGCTTAATTAAAAAAATATTGCCAGATAATGCATTATTATCATCAATGAAAAATGGTGAATATGATGAATATTCTAGTGTTCCTTCAGATCTATATCAAGAATATAAAGACTTTAATAATTTGGTTGTTTTAGGAAGACCACAATTAGGATACTCATATTTAGGTTTCGATTTAGGACATTGGGATGCTAAAAAAGGAGAAAATGTAACAGATCCAGATAAAAAGATGGCAGATATTAATTTAAGAAAAGCTATGGGATATGCTTTGAATGTAGAAGAAGTAATAAATAGTTTCTATAGTGGTCTAAAGACAAGAGCAACTGGAGTTATACCACCTGTATTTGAAAGTATATATAATTCAAAACCAAGCATAACATACAATGTTAAAAAGGCTAATGAATTATTAGACAAGGCTGGATATAAAGATGTAAATGGAGATGGAATAAGAGAAGATAAGAATGGAAAACCATTAGAAATAATATTTGGTATGACAGCAAGTGGAGATATTGCAGAACCATTAACACAAAAATTCATACAAGACTGGAGAAAAGTAGGATTGAAGGTTAGCCTTGCAGGAGGTCGTTTACTTGAATCTAATAGTTTCTTTGAAAAATTACAATCAAATAATAAAGGCTTCGATATTTGGATGGCAGGTTGGTCAGTAGCAAGTTCTCTAGATTTAAATGGAATATATGGAAATCATTCTAAGTTCAATATTGCTAATCTTGCATCAGCAAG
Above is a genomic segment from Sneathia sanguinegens containing:
- a CDS encoding oligopeptide ABC transporter substrate-binding protein, with translation MKNKRIWTKLATVLLLGSLVACQPGKRRSEMGSKNLKLLFPQIYESKEKEIKGGTFKVGVTSSTSFSGLLSPLIQTTALDGEFSGPIDAPLFVPGKDFKVSDKGLAKIDVDVDNKVVTVTLRPNLKWDDGQPMTIDDYIFTYEVVAHPDYTGVRYDESVQQVNGIKDYHEGKAKTISGLEKVNDTTVKIHFNKLSPAVYNGGGGLLSFIAPKHDLKDVPVKDLEKSEKTRLKVVGAGQYKIKQIVPGESIEYVPNEYYYKKDEIPKVDSLIKKILPDNALLSSMKNGEYDEYSSVPSDLYQEYKDFNNLVVLGRPQLGYSYLGFDLGHWDAKKGENVTDPDKKMADINLRKAMGYALNVEEVINSFYSGLKTRATGVIPPVFESIYNSKPSITYNVKKANELLDKAGYKDVNGDGIREDKNGKPLEIIFGMTASGDIAEPLTQKFIQDWRKVGLKVSLAGGRLLESNSFFEKLQSNNKGFDIWMAGWSVASSLDLNGIYGNHSKFNIANLASARNNELIDKVNSLEALKDPEYRLNAIKEWENNYMENELGFLPLWFSYELFPINKRVKFETCKYDNTDLGPHPTAVTSQQTLMAK
- the pdxS gene encoding pyridoxal 5'-phosphate synthase lyase subunit PdxS encodes the protein MEERYELNKNLAQMLKGGVIMDVSTPEQAKIAEEAGACAVMALERIPADIRAAGGVSRMSDPAMIKGIQKAVSIPVMAKARIGHFVEAQILEAIEIDYIDESEVLSPADDKLHINKRKFKVPFVCGARDLSEALRRINEGASMIRTKGEPGTGDIIQAVRHMRKMTEQIRTVQNMDEDELYFYAKELQVPYDLLVYVHKNGKLPVVNFAAGGIATPADAALMMQLGAEGVFVGSGIFKSGNPAIRAKAIVEAVTNYNKPEILAKISENLGEAMVGINENEIKILMAERGI
- a CDS encoding nitroreductase family protein, with protein sequence MNIIEAIKQRKSIRQFTKQEVRDEDLEEIIELARRAPSSVNGQQISLIYTKDRDIIEKIAHLSGGQAQISDCSVFVSIIGDFYRDRVYLESVGEKLTDDVQRLRDVIATDAGIMAMVLNYAAMEKGYGCTIIGGVKQATEEIAEILGLPKDTYIALGLTIGVPTSEAKAGTMKPRIEKKAFAMQDRYNKEVQTMAVKEYEKELDNWFKSINVNQPLYGEVIKRFYSK
- the pdxT gene encoding pyridoxal 5'-phosphate synthase glutaminase subunit PdxT, producing the protein MVIAILSLQGAFLEHEKILDKLGVKYFEIRNKKDLEKHFDGLILPGGESTTMGKLLHDLDLFTELKQRIEKGLCVFGTCAGMILLAKKISNDKRVHFGLMDIEVKRNAYGRQLGSFRTVEEFKGIGEVPMVFIRGPYVEKVADNVQILSKVDGNIVAVRQKNMLATAYHPELTENTKVHEYFISMIK
- a CDS encoding endonuclease/exonuclease/phosphatase family protein, giving the protein MKKILILFLLLVSLLTYTKEFRVISYNLYGGRLTDPIELADSLKKYSPDFLAFQEVDKETFRSNFLDFTKEVADRLGYKYYYFKKALDFQAGEFGISFISKYPVDEIYTKELINSETAKEKRQLIVAKFNKSIFSKNLCIFNTHLTYDIEDNAKQVDDLLTVATYINGDMKIICGDFNLLPSTKEYKKIVEKFNDTYNNKDEKRIDYIFTSKDPDIKVLDARFLDLNLSDHKPYEVILDIK